The Thermincola ferriacetica genome segment CTGGGACTGGTGGGAGAAAGCGGCTGCGGCAAAAGTACCCTGGGTAGGGTGGCGCTATTGCTGGAACGGCCGGATTCAGGCCGGGTTTTCTTCGACGGCAGGGAACTGACCCGGTTATCTGGCAGGCAACTGCGCATGCACAGAAAAAATATGCAAATAGTATTGCAGGATTCTTTGTCATCATTTAATACCAGGTTTACCGTGGAAGAGATAGTCAGCGAACCTTTGCTTAATTATGAAAAATTAAACAAAGAAACTGCTCGGGAGAGAGTAAAAGAAGTTTTGCGAGCTGTCGAACTGGATGAAACTTTCCTGGACCGTTACCCCGGTGAATTAAGCGGCGGACAGCGGCAGCGGGTCGGCATCGCCAGGGCGCTGGTCCTAAATCCGCGCCTGATTATACTTGATGAGCCATTATCTTCTCTGGACGTGTCAGTACAGGCGCAAATTCTGAACCTGCTGAAGAAGCTGAAACTTAGTTATGGGCTGGCGTATCTTTTTATTTCTCATGACTTGAGGGCGGT includes the following:
- a CDS encoding oligopeptide/dipeptide ABC transporter ATP-binding protein, producing the protein MLELRDVYKYYSVGRGWVFGREKVKAVDGVSLAVASGETLGLVGESGCGKSTLGRVALLLERPDSGRVFFDGRELTRLSGRQLRMHRKNMQIVLQDSLSSFNTRFTVEEIVSEPLLNYEKLNKETARERVKEVLRAVELDETFLDRYPGELSGGQRQRVGIARALVLNPRLIILDEPLSSLDVSVQAQILNLLKKLKLSYGLAYLFISHDLRAVEFLSDRIAVMYRGRVVEILPKRSINMPVHPYSRLLLSSVPVKHPRFRTNQNIYETNKGEDENSRFPTDWQDPGCTFRFRCPHVIEKCSDEKPELLHINGEQQVACFNISVGRRVGNGAD